From Deltaproteobacteria bacterium:
ATACCCGACGCGATCAGCCGAAAAAGGACATCTGGCTCCGACCCCTGCGCAAGGACTGGCGCCGGACTCTCACCCGGTGATATCATGGTCCTCCGTCACCCCTCGCGGTCTCTTCATCACTCCGTGACCGAACGAAAACGTTCAGCCGGAAAGGAGCTTAACCGATCCGTCATCGAAACGCAATCGACAGTAATCAATTCAGTGGTAGTCGGAGTCTGTGCTTGTCGTTGGAAATGCAGACCGATGAACATCGGCTGTGAAATATAACACAATGAAAACAAAGACAAAAATAGACAACGATCATCACCATGTGCGGTAGGTACACCCAGACGGCAAAGTTGCAGGATTTAATGGACCGGTTCGGATTCGACGAGCCGGGCTTCGAGTTGGCGCCCCGGTACAACCTGGCGCCGAGCCAGGACGCGCCGGTGTTGGGCGTGAACCCCAAGACGCCGGATTCCCGCACGCTACGGCTGATGCACTGGGGCCTCGTGCCATACCACGCCAAGGACGCCGCCAAGCCCATCATCAACGCCCGGGCGGAAACCCTGGCCCAACGACCGGCGTTTCGAAACCTGTTGCCGAGACGGCGCTGCCTGGTGCCGGCCGACGGCTTCTACGAATGGCGCAAGGAAGGTCGTTTCCGGACGCCCATGCGTTTCACGCTTCGGAGCGGGGAGCCGTTTGCTTTCGCGGGCCTCTGGGACCGCTGGCTCCAGCCCGACGGCACCCCGCGCTATTCGTTCACCATCGTCACCACCAACCCAAACAGCCTCCTGGAGCCGGTCCATAACCGGATGCCGGTCATCCTGCTGCCGGAGGACGAAGCCAAGTGGCTCGATCCCGCCAACACCGACCCCGCGACGCTGTCACCGCTCCTCAAGCCCTATCCCGCCGAGCTGATGGACGGCTACTGTGTCTCGCGCGCGGTCAACTCGCCCGCGAACGACTCCCCGGAGTGCATTGCCCCCGACGAAGTGCAAGCCCTGCCCAAGGGTCGACATTCGCACGAAGATCGCACCGGGGTGAGGGCAGCGACATTCGACGTGGACTTTGACGAGGGCAAGGACATCACGGGCGCACTGGATTTGTTTGCCGCGCGTCGTCCTTCACGGGACCCGGATACCGGATGAGTTGCACGCCACCGCTCCTGAATGGGGTCGCGGTGCGTTCGCCGTACCCTACTTCGCCGCGCAGACCATGATCTCCACCTGGGTGCCCGGCGTAAGGTCCACGCCGATGGCGGCCCGGGCCGGGAGATTGTCCTTGTCGATCCAGGCCATCCACGCCTCGTTCATCTCGTCCTTGGCGTCGATGTCGGCGAGATAGACGGTGGACGTGAGGATGCGGGACTTGTTGGTGCCGGCGGCGGCGAGGACGTCGTCGATCTTGGCCAGTACCTGTTCCGTCTGGCCCTTCGTCGACAAGGACTTGTCGTCGGCTACCAAGCCGGACAGGTATACCAGATCGCCGTGCACCACGGCGCGGCTGTTCCAAACCTGCGGTCTGATGTGTTCGATGCTCATCGGACTGTGCCCTCCATTGGAATGTTTTTCCGGGTGACTTCCCGAACCGCGAAACGCTATCAGATTTTGCCGGAGACGCCTACGCACCCGACGATTCCGCATCCATCTTGTCCTGCCGGTTGCGGTCCTGCCGCTTTCCGCTCCTGCCTCGAAACAGCGACGCCACCGCGGCCAGGCCGCACAGCACCGCCGCTGTCAGGAACACGAGCTGGAAGGCGGTCACGAAGGCGCCGACCTCCCCCAGGTCCGCGTGGGCGACGCGCCAGCGTTCGAACATCAGGCTGGCGCCGGTGACGCCGAAGACGATGCCGCCGGTGCGCATCATCTGGTTGACGCTGCCGGCGACGCCTTGGTGGTCGCGGGGGATGGCGCCCATGACGAAGCTCATGTTGGGCACCTGGAAGGTGCCCAGGCCGAGCCCCACCAGGGCCAGGGAAAGGGCGGCGGTGGGGTAGTCGGAGCTGGCGTCGAGGCCGCTGGCCAGCCACAGGCCCACGGCCTGGACGGCCAGCCCCGCGGAGCTCAACCAGGCGGTGCCGATGCGGTCGGACAACCGGCCGGCGAAGGCGGCGGCAAAGATGGTCATCACCGCGGGCGCGAAGATGAGCAGGCCGACCACAACCCCCCGGTAGCCCAGGATGTCCACGGCATAGTAGGGCACCAGCAGGCCGATGGGAAACCGCGTGGCGTTGGCCGCCAGGGTGAGCAGGTTGGCGAGGGTGAAGGCCGGCCAGCGGAACAGGTCGAGGTTGATGACGGGCGCGGCCACCCGCTTCTCGGTGATGAGAAAGACCACCAGGCTCACCGCCCCGGTCAGCGCCAGCGCGAGCACCTCCGGATCCGCCCAGCCGAGGTCGCGGCTGCGGGTCATGGCCAGCAGCAGCGCGCCGGCCGCCAGGGTGAGCGTGACGGCGCCCAGAAGGTCGAACCGCTCGCGGGAGGCCGCGCGTTCCACGGAGTGCACGCGGCGGGAGGTGAACCAGGCGATGATGAGGGCGGGAAGCGCCCGGTACAGGTAGACGCCGCGCCAGCCGAAGGCGTCCACCAGCACGCCCCCCAGCAGCGGGCCCATGGCGTACCCCGTGGCCATGTTCATTTGGTAGAACCCCAGCGCCCGTCCGCGTTCGTCGCCACTGACGCTGAGCGTGACCAGCGCCGGGGCCGAGCCGAACACCAGCGCGACGCCCACCCCCTGGAGCATCCGTCCCATGAGCAGCCACGCGAACGTCTGGGCCAGGCCGCAGGCGACGAATGCCGCGGCGCTGATGAGGAGACCGATGGTAAGGGTGCGCCAGTGGCCGAAGAGGTCCGCCAGCCGGCCGCAGCCCAGCAGCAGGCTGGCGTGGGTCAGCACGTAGCTCACCACCACCCACTGGATGGACAGCAGGTTGATGCCGAACGCCTCGGTAATGGCCGGGAACGCGATGTTCACCGACGTGTCCGAAGACGCCAGCAGGCCGCTCAGCCCGGCGATGAGCAGGGTCGGATGCGACCAGATGGGAGTCGGTGGTGATGTCGAGTCGGACAAGCGGTAAAATCCCCTACCGTCGTTCCCGCGGAACAGGCTGTGTCAAGACGTCGACCGGACAAGAATTGGCACCAAACCCCCGAGAAGTCGTTCCCGCGGAAGCGGGAATCCAGGGGCGGAGAGGGGCGCGGGAAGGACGATCGCGGATGTCGTCACGGTCAGCTTCCCGCCAGCCATTGCTCCAGCCGCTCGTTGTAGGCCTCGGGCCGGGTGCCGCGCATCATGTGGCCGACGCCCTCCCAGAACTCGAACACGACCTGCGGCGAGGCGATG
This genomic window contains:
- a CDS encoding RidA family protein, with the translated sequence MSIEHIRPQVWNSRAVVHGDLVYLSGLVADDKSLSTKGQTEQVLAKIDDVLAAAGTNKSRILTSTVYLADIDAKDEMNEAWMAWIDKDNLPARAAIGVDLTPGTQVEIMVCAAK
- a CDS encoding MFS transporter — translated: MSDSTSPPTPIWSHPTLLIAGLSGLLASSDTSVNIAFPAITEAFGINLLSIQWVVVSYVLTHASLLLGCGRLADLFGHWRTLTIGLLISAAAFVACGLAQTFAWLLMGRMLQGVGVALVFGSAPALVTLSVSGDERGRALGFYQMNMATGYAMGPLLGGVLVDAFGWRGVYLYRALPALIIAWFTSRRVHSVERAASRERFDLLGAVTLTLAAGALLLAMTRSRDLGWADPEVLALALTGAVSLVVFLITEKRVAAPVINLDLFRWPAFTLANLLTLAANATRFPIGLLVPYYAVDILGYRGVVVGLLIFAPAVMTIFAAAFAGRLSDRIGTAWLSSAGLAVQAVGLWLASGLDASSDYPTAALSLALVGLGLGTFQVPNMSFVMGAIPRDHQGVAGSVNQMMRTGGIVFGVTGASLMFERWRVAHADLGEVGAFVTAFQLVFLTAAVLCGLAAVASLFRGRSGKRQDRNRQDKMDAESSGA